One genomic region from Euzebya tangerina encodes:
- the hemC gene encoding hydroxymethylbilane synthase gives MIRIATRRSALARAQAFQTGTRITDRTGQPVELVPMSSTGDDHPERRVEAFDVKGIFIDTIRQAVLDGDCDVAVHSFKDLPTDPHPDLMVGAIPGRQDPRDLLVTREGRPFSALPAGAIVGTSSERRKLQLLRVKPGLQVLPLRGNLDTRLRKVADGEFDAVVVALAGLKRLYTSPDRGGVGPLDLPLKAVPLEPGEMVPAPAQGAIAIECRADDARTASLLEAVDHLPSRKAVETERAFLAAIEGGCTTPAGALCTLTGLGGLELLGMLGDPVNRRVLRLSTAGGFDQGTEIGTRLGEEMREALGG, from the coding sequence ATGATCCGCATCGCCACGCGCCGGTCGGCGCTGGCCCGGGCACAGGCGTTCCAGACCGGCACCAGGATCACCGACCGGACCGGCCAGCCCGTCGAGTTGGTCCCCATGTCCTCGACGGGGGATGACCACCCCGAACGCCGAGTTGAGGCCTTCGACGTCAAGGGCATCTTCATCGACACCATTCGACAAGCGGTCCTGGACGGCGACTGCGACGTGGCGGTCCACTCCTTCAAGGACCTGCCGACCGACCCCCACCCCGACCTGATGGTCGGTGCCATCCCCGGGCGTCAGGACCCGCGCGACCTGCTGGTCACCAGAGAGGGGCGCCCGTTCTCGGCCCTGCCGGCCGGCGCCATCGTCGGCACCTCCTCGGAACGACGAAAGCTGCAACTGCTGCGCGTGAAGCCCGGTCTCCAGGTCCTGCCGCTGCGGGGAAACCTCGACACCCGCCTGCGCAAGGTTGCGGACGGCGAGTTCGACGCAGTCGTGGTGGCACTCGCAGGGTTGAAACGGCTCTACACCTCCCCCGATCGGGGCGGGGTCGGCCCACTCGACCTGCCCCTCAAGGCCGTCCCGCTCGAGCCCGGAGAGATGGTGCCCGCTCCGGCGCAGGGCGCCATCGCGATCGAGTGCCGGGCCGACGACGCCCGCACGGCGTCGCTGCTCGAGGCGGTGGACCACCTGCCGTCCCGCAAGGCCGTCGAGACCGAGCGGGCCTTCTTGGCCGCCATCGAGGGTGGCTGCACCACTCCGGCTGGGGCGCTGTGCACCCTGACCGGCCTCGGGGGCCTCGAGTTGCTGGGCATGCTGGGCGACCCCGTGAATCGGCGGGTGCTGCGGCTGTCGACAGCCGGCGGGTTCGACCAGGGCACGGAGATCGGCACCCGACTGGGCGAGGAGATGCGGGAGGCGCTGGGTGGCTGA
- the hemA gene encoding glutamyl-tRNA reductase, with translation MTLLVLGVSHRSASADLLDELAVPADLHAKALASVMQREHVVEAAIVSTCNRVEVYANVTRYHGGVADLRDHLAEWAGRPLETFGHLTYDRFDTSAAEHLFAVASGLDSMVVGERQIHAQIRKAFTTALEEGTASTLLNRVFRQAVRVGRRTRAETGISEGAASIVDVALLAGRQALPTTNPVVGLVGAGKIGGMAGARIAAEAERVLVANRTTEKAQSLVERVGGTAHGLDELSTVLAQADLIVASTDASQPVISSAALEDAMASRPDRPLVIVDLAVPRDVEAGAHLLPGVTVVDIHALRKIVTQGPTGDAIRDARLIVAEEADAFAAWSRGVQAGPTITALRAQADGVRAAEMERLSSRLSSLDDDQRDVVEALTRGIINTLMHQPTVRLKKLVDTPDGERYVRAISHLFDLDVTADPGDDDGAGWTTAAADDAAS, from the coding sequence ATGACCCTCCTCGTCCTCGGTGTCAGTCACCGCTCCGCCTCCGCCGATCTGCTGGACGAACTGGCCGTACCGGCAGACCTGCACGCCAAGGCGCTGGCCTCGGTCATGCAGCGGGAGCACGTCGTCGAGGCAGCCATCGTCTCGACCTGCAATCGGGTCGAGGTCTACGCCAACGTCACCCGATATCACGGTGGTGTTGCTGATCTCCGCGACCACCTGGCCGAGTGGGCCGGCCGGCCGCTCGAGACCTTCGGTCACCTGACCTACGACCGGTTCGACACCTCCGCAGCCGAGCACCTGTTCGCGGTCGCCAGCGGCCTGGACTCGATGGTCGTCGGGGAGCGCCAGATCCACGCGCAGATCCGCAAGGCCTTCACCACTGCACTGGAGGAGGGTACGGCCTCGACCCTGCTCAACCGCGTCTTCCGGCAGGCCGTGCGGGTAGGACGTCGGACCCGGGCCGAGACCGGCATCTCCGAGGGCGCGGCATCCATCGTCGATGTCGCACTGCTGGCTGGCCGGCAGGCCTTGCCGACCACGAACCCAGTCGTCGGCCTCGTCGGTGCCGGGAAGATCGGCGGCATGGCCGGCGCTCGGATCGCGGCCGAGGCCGAGCGGGTCCTGGTGGCCAACCGGACCACCGAGAAGGCCCAGTCCCTCGTCGAGCGGGTCGGCGGGACGGCGCACGGCCTGGATGAGCTCTCGACGGTCCTGGCCCAGGCCGACCTGATCGTCGCCTCCACGGATGCGAGCCAGCCCGTGATCTCGTCGGCAGCGCTCGAGGATGCGATGGCGTCCCGTCCGGACCGGCCGCTGGTCATCGTGGATCTCGCCGTGCCGCGCGACGTCGAGGCGGGCGCACACCTGCTGCCCGGCGTCACGGTCGTGGACATCCACGCGCTGCGCAAGATCGTGACCCAGGGACCGACCGGAGACGCCATCCGCGACGCCCGGCTCATCGTGGCCGAGGAGGCGGACGCCTTCGCAGCGTGGAGTCGCGGCGTCCAGGCCGGCCCCACCATCACCGCGCTGCGCGCCCAGGCTGACGGCGTGCGCGCTGCCGAGATGGAGCGGCTGTCCAGTCGCCTCTCCTCCCTCGACGACGATCAGCGTGACGTAGTCGAGGCCCTGACGCGCGGCATCATCAACACGCTCATGCACCAGCCAACTGTCCGCCTGAAGAAGCTGGTCGACACACCCGACGGTGAGCGGTACGTGCGCGCGATCAGCCACCTGTTCGATCTGGATGTCACCGCTGATCCGGGCGACGACGACGGTGCCGGCTGGACCACGGCCGCCGCAGATGACGCCGCGTCGTAG
- a CDS encoding acyl-CoA dehydrogenase family protein has protein sequence MDFALSEEQQSLYKTIVEFARDVVEPGAGERDREGRFDRDVWDACGQVGLTGMCIGEEWGGMGAGAVDTGLALEALSYGGLDAGLGLSLGAHLVIGAKPIELHGTDEQKAAYLPKLASGEWIGAWGITEPDHGSDTSGITSRGVPDGDHWILNGTKTFITNGPVCDVFTVIVRTDGAHEEGAGGGGMTAFILPRDTPGLSVGNVLDKSGNRSSPTSEMVMVDVRVPDSARLGPIGTAQWAIGFECFSWERTVMLGSAIGGMQRGLDDSIAYAKERQAFGKPIAHFQTIAHKLADMKINLESARLMLRYGAWKKDQGLDHQMEASMAKAYVGACALANADAAIQIHGGWGYIKDFPVERGWRDAKLSTIGGGTSEIQKVIISRMLLA, from the coding sequence CTCTCCGAAGAGCAGCAGAGCCTCTACAAGACGATCGTCGAGTTCGCCCGCGACGTCGTCGAACCCGGAGCGGGGGAGCGGGACCGTGAGGGCCGCTTCGACCGGGATGTCTGGGATGCCTGCGGACAGGTCGGGCTGACGGGCATGTGCATCGGCGAGGAGTGGGGCGGCATGGGCGCTGGCGCCGTCGACACCGGCCTGGCACTCGAGGCGCTGTCCTACGGCGGACTGGACGCCGGGCTGGGGCTCTCACTAGGCGCCCACCTCGTCATCGGGGCCAAGCCGATCGAGCTGCACGGGACCGACGAGCAGAAGGCCGCCTACCTGCCCAAGCTCGCGTCCGGCGAGTGGATCGGGGCGTGGGGGATCACCGAACCCGACCACGGCTCGGACACCTCCGGCATCACCTCACGGGGGGTACCCGACGGGGACCACTGGATCCTGAACGGCACCAAGACCTTCATCACCAACGGGCCCGTCTGCGATGTGTTCACCGTGATCGTGCGGACCGATGGCGCCCACGAGGAGGGGGCCGGAGGAGGCGGCATGACCGCGTTCATCCTCCCCCGCGACACCCCGGGCCTGTCGGTCGGCAACGTCCTGGACAAGTCCGGCAACCGGTCCTCACCGACGTCGGAGATGGTCATGGTCGACGTCCGAGTCCCCGACTCCGCCCGGCTCGGTCCGATCGGCACCGCCCAGTGGGCCATCGGCTTCGAGTGCTTCAGCTGGGAGCGGACCGTCATGCTCGGCTCGGCCATCGGCGGCATGCAACGCGGATTGGACGACTCGATTGCCTACGCCAAGGAGCGCCAGGCGTTCGGCAAGCCCATCGCCCACTTCCAGACCATCGCCCACAAGCTGGCGGACATGAAGATCAACCTCGAGTCAGCCCGGCTGATGCTGCGCTACGGCGCCTGGAAGAAGGACCAGGGCTTGGATCACCAGATGGAGGCGTCCATGGCGAAGGCGTACGTCGGGGCGTGTGCGCTGGCCAACGCCGACGCCGCCATCCAGATCCACGGCGGCTGGGGCTACATCAAGGACTTCCCGGTCGAGCGAGGCTGGCGGGACGCCAAGCTCTCGACCATCGGCGGTGGGACGAGCGAGATCCAGAAGGTCATCATCTCGCGGATGCTCCTGGCATAG